The following coding sequences are from one Neurospora crassa OR74A linkage group I, whole genome shotgun sequence window:
- a CDS encoding small nucleolar ribonucleoprotein complex subunit, translated as MAPQTKDEVSDDNEFVGFDEESDEEMHDNDGMSVDDDDEDDSDMDSIADPRKKYDIEEKDSDEEDLERFVLGNNDTFRAQLFRDDFLADITDSKALIRTDKQDDTTGLEHVDDNALFAFDTGVPGNKKQTEAAPSALEAYEQKEDPPAWEDSDDERLTVSLAAASRLRKLRQSEEEDVVNGTEYARRLRSQYLRLYPLPEWAKESSAASQRRRRRSSAAGSSSEEDSDAEDDIESALPLETFLRDVNSFNASADARGSKRRKLRPETIDIQRSRDIPDIHKQSVSSLSFHPKHPILLSCSVSSIMYLHQVDPTAHPVPNPALTSVQVKRTDLRRSEFLGPDGDDVIFAGRRRYFHSWNLSSGAVKKITQIQGHQREQRTMEHFRPSPCGRYLGLIASEKKGGGMINIVNVRTMQWIAQARTNGRGGISDFAWWGNGNGLSILGKNGQVTEWSMLSRRTVGVWRDEGSIGGTVIALGGQKGTGPSQIGGDRWVAVGSNSGIMNIYDRNDLVEPVKKEGGASASKEETVQIKSIPTPQRTFEQLTTPISVVTFAPDGQLLAFGSFHKKDALRLVHLPSCTVYRNWPTEQTPLGRITAVAFSHQNGGDVLAVGNDVGKIRMWEIRS; from the coding sequence ATGGCGCCACAGACGAAAGACGAAGTTTCCGACGACAACGAATTCGTCGGATTCGACGAGGAGAGCGATGAGGAGATGCACGACAATGATGGCATGTCAgtagacgacgacgacgaggacgactcCGATATGGATTCAATTGCCGACCCGAGGAAAAAGTACGATATTGAAGAGAAGGACTCtgacgaagaagacctcGAACGATTCGTCTTGGGCAATAACGACACCTTCCGCGCCCAGCTTTTCCGCGACGATTTCCTCGCCGATATTACCGATTCCAAGGCTCTCATTAGGACCGACAAGCAAGATGACACGACTGGCCTCGAACATGTCGACGATAACGCCCTCTTCGCGTTCGATACTGGCGTTCCCGGTAATAAGAAGCAGACAGAGGCCGCGCCCTCTGCGCTAGAGGCTTAcgagcagaaggaggaccCCCCAGCGTGGGAGGACAGCGATGACGAGCGGTTGACAGTATCCCTTGCGGCTGCCTCGCGGTTGCGCAAGCTGCGTCAgtccgaagaggaggatgtcGTGAACGGCACCGAGTACGCGCGCCGCCTGCGCTCGCAGTACCTCCGACTATACCCCCTTCCGGAGTGGGCCAAGGAATCCTCGGCCGCCAGCCAGCGCCGGAGGAGAAGATCTTCAGCCGCCGGTTCCTCCTCCGAGGAAGACAGTGACGCCGAAGACGACATCGAATCCGCCCTCCCTCTCGAGACCTTCCTCCGCGACGTCAACTCTTTCAACGCCAGCGCCGATGCCCGTGGCAGCAAGCGCCGCAAGCTGCGCCCCGAGACCATCGACATTCAGCGCTCGCGCGACATCCCCGACATTCACAAGCAGTCCGTCAGCTCGTTGTCCTTCCACCCCAAGCACCCCATCCTGCTCTCGTGCAGCGTCTCCTCCATCATGTACCTACACCAAGTTGACCCGACCGCGCACCCGGTTCCGAACCCGGCCCTCACGTCGGTGCAAGTCAAGCGCACCGACCTTCGGCGCTCCGAGTTCCTCGGTCCCGATGGCGACGACGTCATCTTCGCCGGTCGCCGGCGCTACTTCCACAGCTGGAACCTCTCGTCGGGTGCCGTCAAGAAGATCACCCAGATCCAGGGCCACCAGCGCGAGCAGCGTACCATGGAGCACTTCCGTCCCTCGCCCTGCGGACGCTACCTGGGGCTCATCGCCtccgagaagaagggcggcgGCATGATCAACATCGTCAACGTGCGCACGATGCAGTGGATTGCGCAGGCGCGCACCAATGGCCGCGGCGGCATCTCCGATTTCGCCTGGTggggcaacggcaacggcctcTCCATCCTCGGCAAGAACGGCCAGGTCACTGAGTGGAGCATGCTCAGCCGGCGCACGGTCGGCGTTTGGCGCGACGAAGGATCGATCGGCGGCACGGTGATTGCGCTGGGCGGGCAGAAGGGCACCGGCCCTAGCCAGATTGGTGGCGATCGCTGGGTGGCTGTGGGCTCGAATAGCGGCATTATGAACATTTACGATCGGAATGATTTGGTTGAGCCTGTTaagaaggagggtggtgCGTCGGCGTCCAAGGAGGAGACAGTGCAGATTAAGAGCATCCCCACCCCGCAGAGGACGTTTGAGCAGCTCACGACGCCCATCTCAGTGGTGACGTTCGCGCCGGACGGTCAGCTATTGGCGTTTGGTAGCTTCCACAAGAAGGACGCGTTAAGGCTGGTGCACTTGCCTAGCTGCACCGTTTACAGGAACTGGCCTACGGAGCAAACGCCTTTGGGTAGGATCACTGCTGTGGCGTTTAGCCACCagaatggtggtgatgtgttGGCGGTGGGCAATGATGTGGGCAAGATTAGGATGTGGGAGATTAGGAGCTAG
- the acw-10 gene encoding anchored cell wall protein 10, variant: MRTSVALSLLGAAATGVAAQKALPTAAAVTNNPSCLIAEAVLPENAWQKNGFPNGGNIKGKVVAKSGDGGVGVQFNVEVSGLPEGGPFTYHIHAKPVPENGNCTATGAHFDPTERGEDPACDKSKPETCQIGDLAGKHGAIPAGNTTFSASYVDKYASLVEGSDAYFLDRSIVFHFPNKTRITCANFKITEPACGASTTGVAAPTGSTTGGAPSPSGTLPVAAGASLSASSMTGVAAALLGGAMMLML; this comes from the exons ATGCGTACCTCAGTAGCTCTTTCACTCCTCGGCGCGGCCGCTACCGGTGTTGCTGCCCAGAAGGCT CTCCCCACAGCTGCAGCTGTGACCAACAATCCCTCTTGTCTCATTGCCGAAGCGGTCCTTCCCGAGAACGCCTGGCAAAAGAACGGATTCCCTAATGGCGGCAACATCAAGGGCAAGGTGGTAGCCAAGTCGGGCGATGGCGGTGTTGGAGTGCAGTTCAATGTTGAAGTGAGCGGCCTGCCTGAGGGTGGCCCTTTCA CTTACCACATTCACGCCAAACCCGTCCCCGAGAACGGCAACTGCACAGCAACCGGCGCTCACTTTGACCCTACTGAGCGAGGCGAGGACCCCGCCTGCGACAAGAGCAAGCCCGAGACGTGCCAGATCGGCGATCTGGCCGGCAAGCACGGCGCTATTCCTGCGGGCAACACCACCTTCAGCGCCAGTTACGTTGACAAGTACGCCTCGCTCGTTGAGGGTTCAGACGCCTACTTCCTCGACCGCAGTATCGTTTTCCATTTCCCCAACAAGACGAGGATCACCTGCGCCAACTTCAAGATCACCGAGCCGGCTTGCGGTGCTTCTACCACTGGCGTTGCTGCCCCTACCGGATCTACCACCGGAGGCGCGCCCTCACCGTCAGGCACACTACCTGTTGCAGCTGGAGCCAGCCTTAGCGCGAGTTCCATGACCGGAGTGGCGGCTGCCTTACTGGGCGGTGCAATGATGTTGATGCTCTGA